A segment of the Actinomycetes bacterium genome:
GGTGCCAGAAAGTTCGTTAGACGAATCTTTCGTGGATCGAAACAATGCCACGGAGCCAGCGTAGACCCGAGGGTGTCCGCCTGTCAGACTCGTTCCCGCCGGGGTCCGGGGGGCGACGGGCACCTACCCTTGGCAGCAGTGGCTGACGACCTAGATCTCTACCGCGTGCTCGGTGTGGCACCAGGTGCCGACACCGATGAGATCCGCCGCGCCCACCGCACGCTCGTGAGGGCACTGCACCCGGACCGCCATGTGGAGGCGACCCAGGCGGAGCAGAAGCTCGCAGAACGGCGCATGCGCGAGATCAACGAGGCATGGCACACGCTGCGCGACCCCGTGCGGCGGGCCAATTACGACTTCACCCGCAAGAAGCCGAACCCGTCCGGCGCGAGCCGCTCCGCTTCGGCGGCCCAGCAGCGCCCGGCCAGCCCCCGGGCCGGAGGAACCCGGCCAAGGGGAACCGGGGCCCGTCCTGGCACGTCGGCGCCCGGCCGCGGCGCGTACTGGAAGCAGCCCGGCGGCACGCCGAAGCAGACGTTTGCACCGGAGCGGGGCGCCCGCACCGCCGAGGAGCACGGGCAGGCGGTCAGCCCGGGCACCCTCTTCCTGCTGCGCAGGGGCCCTGTGATCGCCGGCATCGTGGTGCTCGTGGGGCTGTTCGTGGCCACGGCATTCATCTCAGGCGGCGGTGGCGACACGACCGACGTGATTCCCGAGCCGCTGGGCGCGTGCGTCGTGCTCGAGGAACAGAGCAGCGGCTACCTGGTCGACTGCGCGCTTCCCAACGACGGCGAAGTGGTCGCTCGCGTGGAGGCGGCACTCGACTGCCCCCTCACCACCCGCTACGTGCAGGTCGGCACAGAGTTCTTCTGCATCCCGATCCCTCTCGGGGGGTGAGCCAGCCTGCGCGTGGATCCCGTGGCTTCGAAGCGTGATGGCACGGCTGTTAGAGTCGACCCCTCACGGGCGTATGGCTCAGATGGCTAGAGCGCTGCCTTCACACGGCAGAGGTCACAGGTTCGAGTCCTGTTACGCCCACTACTGCAGATGCCAGTTTCCGCAGGGGCGCGGCGAAAGCACCGGCGAGCGTGCGGATGCGCCCGGCCGCTGAGCTCTCGGCCGCAGGCTGCTGCGTGTCGGAGGCCGGTGCCCAAGTACGGTGCCGGGGGTGGGTGGGGTCGACCAGAGCCCTCAATTCTCGCATCGACGTGCCGACGGCTAGGGCCATGGACAAGCATCTGTTCGCACCGATTCGAGCTTCCCGAACCCGTGCCCCGTTGCACGGCGGAGGCGCCTCCCTTCGCCTGGGGGTTGCAGCCGTTGCAGCAATCCTGGCGCTTCTCGCTGCAGGGTGCGGATCATCAGGCGACGACAGCGCATCGGGAGACGGCAGCTCCTCGGATGACACCACCACGACCACGGACTCGACGACCACCGACGCTCCGTCGACGACGGCAGCGCCGAGCACGACGGCTGCCTCGGGCGGCTCGGGCCTGATGGACGGCGTTCCGGCCCCCACCGGGGCCACCCAGGAGAGCAGCGACTCGATCTCCGAAGGAGGCGAGCACGTGTACTACACCGCCTCGCAATCCGCGACTGACTTCGTGTCGGGCTACGAGTCGCAGCTGTCGGGCGCCGGCTGGTCGGTCAGCGGCAGCGGTGGCGGAGGCTCCGAGTACGGAGGGGGTGCGGGTCTGACCGCGACCAACGGTGACCGCTACCTCGTGTTGTCCGCCGGTGGTCCCGGTGGGCAGACCTTCGCCGACCTCTGCGTCTGGCCCCAGAAGCCCAGCAACGACGACTGCGGTGACGGCGACAACTGAGCTGCGTTCCTGATGGAATCCACCGCTGTGCCCCGGCCCTGACGCTCAGTCGTGCCGGCCGGCCCGTCCAGTCTCTGTCCCGTCAGAGGGTAGAGGACGGCCAAAAACGACCATCACTCCTCGTGGCTCCGATCGTTGGCATCCCTGGGCGAATGGCGGTTTCGGCTGGTTCCGGCCGCCCGGCCAATCGCCTTCGCACAGCAGAGGTCACAGGTTCGAGTCCTGTTACGCCGACAGCCGTTGTCGAGACGACACCAGTCGGATGATGAACCGCGGCGCAGGCATGCGCGTCGTAGCCTTCGCCGGGTGAGCGAGGACAGAGCCGACAAACTGGTTGTGGATGCCAACGCCGCCTCGGCACCGATCGGCCACCGCACAGGCATCGCAGACCCGTGACACCAATCGACGTGCTCGACGCCGTGCTCGAGGCACCGATCGTGCCGAGCTTCACGCGGATCGGCTTCGCTGCCCGCCGAGGCCTCGGAAGCTGGAAGGACCTCGACGACTACGACCTGACCGGCCGGGTCGTCCTGTTGACGGGTGCGACCTCGGGTCTCGGCCTCGCTGCGGCAACACAGCTGGCGCGGTGTGGGGCCGACCTTGTGGTGGTCGGCCGCAGCGAGGAGCGCAATGCGGCCGCGGTCGCGCAACTCGGCCATGACACGGGCAACGACCGCATCACCCAGATTCCCGCCGACATGGGTGACCTCATGCAGGTCCGGGCACTTGCCGAGCGGTTCGTAGGGGATCACGACCGCCTCGACGTGCTGATCCACAACGCCGGTGCCCTGTCAGGCGAACGACAGGAGGCTCCCGATGGAACCGAGGCCACGGTGGCCTCCCAGGTCGTCGGACCCTTCCTGCTCACAGGGCTGCTGCTCGGTCAACTGGCAGCATCGGCTCCATCCCGCGTGCTGACGATGTCGTCGGGTGGGATGTACGCGAGCAGTCTCACCGTCGAGGGCCTGCAGATGCGCCCCGGCGAGTACAGCGGCGCGAAGCAGTACTCGCTGGCCAAACGGGCCCAGGTCACTCTCAACGAGCTCTGGGCCGAGAAGTTCGGAGACCAGGGCATCCACTTCCACGCGCTGCACCCGGGCTGGGCCGACACGCCCGGGGTGGACGCGGCGCTGCCCACCTTCGGCAAGGTCATGGGCCCCCTGTTGCGCACACCGCAAGAGGGGGCGGACACACTGGTATGGCTCGCAGCCGACAGTGCTGCACTCGACTCGAGCGGCCTGTTCTGGCTCGACCGTAGGGTGCGACGCACCCACCGGCTGCGGTCGACCAGGGAAGCCGACACTGTAGAGCGGCGTGCCCGGCTGTGGGACACCGTTTGTGCGATGGCCGGGATCAGCCCCTCCATCCCGGATGCCCCCGGTTAGCCCGGGAAACTAGTCCGGCCGGACCATCGCGGAGCGATCAGTTGAGGCGGGCGTACCCGAACGAGAGGGATGCCGCCAGGGCAACCCACACCTGGTACGGCACGAGGACGATGCCCGCCCACGTGCGGGTCCGGAACGCGGCGAACACGATCGGTGCAGTTGCGACGGCGGCAACACTGAGCGCGATCGCTGCCGCGGGCAGTTCGTGCTTCTCGTAGAACAGCCACGCCCACGCCAGCGCGGCGGTGATGCTCGCCGCGAGGCAGGCGACCCACAGGACGCGGATATTGGGCGTGCCATGTGCCGCGACCGCCAGGCCGGCCGCGATCAGCACCACGAAGTTGTAGGGCCAGATCAGGCCGAACACTGCGTCGGGCGGCTGCCACGGCGGGGCTTCGAGGCTCCGGTACCACGAGTCCCCTGTACTCACCAACCATCCGGAGCCGGACGCGTAGAGCACTACGAGCAGCACGGTTGCCAGTGCCGCAAGAACCCGACCCGTGCTCATGCGAAAGCCTCGCACAGATGCCGCACTGCCCGAGTTCGCTCGTTGGTTGGTCGCTGAACGCCCGCGCGGTCGGGTGTTCAGAGGTTGGCTCGGTAGTCGTAGGCGAGGCCGGCTGCGAGCGCCGTCTTGTTCACGAGCCGTCGCGCCACCTTGGCTCTGGTCGTCGAGTCAGTGTTGCGCCGAACGTGGTCGGCCCAGATGGCGGCTGCGCTGGGGAGCGTGCCGTCAGCGACGTGCCGACTGGGGTCCCAGAGATGAGCATTGGTCAGGGCCGGCGCGTCTCGAAGCTCCGCGTGTTCGATGTCGATCACGACAGCGGCCTTCGGAGTCCGGTTGCGAAGGCGCATCGACTGGAGCAGGGCGTTGTCGGTGCCCACCCGGGCTGTTCCGCGGATCTCGGCGACGTAGCGGCTTGCCGGCGTCATCGTGAGCAGAGCAATGCGCGGGTCGCCCATCAGGTTGTGGAGGGTGTCGGTTCGACGATTCCCGGGTCGGTCCGCGATGGCGATCGTTGAGTCGTCGAGTGTGCGGATCAGCCCCGGGGGGTCACCCCTGGGGCTCACGTCCATGTGGCCATCGGCATCGGTCGAGACGAGCAAGGCGAACGGGGCGCCGGCGACGAACTCCGCGAATGCCGGCATCGCCTCGTCGTGGGCCGGCTGCGGGGTCTGCGGTGCTGTCCACAATCCGGATCGCATGATCGCCTTTGCGCAATGCAGAAGGGCTTCTTGCACTTCGAGGGCGAGGATGCCGTCGCTGACCCGGAGCCGGCCGTTGATCCGCAGCGTCTCGCCGTAGCCGGGTACCAGCGCAATGAGGCCTGCCGGAGCACCGTCGATCAGGCCCTCGCCCGACACGTCTTCGAGCTCCAGCAGCGTGTCGGATCGGGGAATTGCCAGCCCGGGCTCACCACCGACCGGGATCGTCTGGAGCGCACCGTCGCCGGTCGTCGTGCCGATCACCGCGAATGGGGAGCACGCAAGGAACTGGGCGCAGTGCTCGTCGAGGAATCGGATCGACTTGAGCATGATTGCGCCGGGACGCGCTCCCACAACGGCTTCGAGCTCGGCATCAGAGGTCAGTGCGGAAGACGACTCGAACAAGGGAACGGCCCCGGAGTGTGGAGGTCTCGGATGGTTGGGTCATTGCCGGTCCGGCCGGCGCTACGACGGTAGTGGGCGGTCCCGTGTCCTGCCGATGCCCCTTGCGGGCGGGGTCGTTGTGGGCCGGTGGCCAGGTACGCGACCGCTGGGTCAGAATCCAATAGTGGTAGACTAGGGGATTATGAGGTGTCGATCGGTGTCGATGGTTGTGGTCATCGCATCGGTGGCGGTCATGGGTGCGTGTGGCGGAGAAGGGCCCGCCGAGACCGTGGGATCGTCCACCGCTGGGTCCACCCCGGTCACCGTCGAGGATCGCCTCGGGCGCGTCGACCCCGACCCCTACGACGGGAAGGTGGGCGACATCGAGCTCACCTCCAGCGAGATCGGCTATCGCGACAAATTCGAGCTGACCGACCTCGAAGCCCACGACGCGTTCGGGTACTCCTGTGGCATCAGCCAGAACGCAGAGCCGATCGAGCGCTTTGCCAACCAGCCCACAGAACCAGTCGAACCCTGAGTCCTTGCCCATGAGACTCGAAGTCACGCGCCGCACCGACCTTGCCACCCGTGCCCTGCTCCTGCTTGCCGATGGTGGGAAGCGGATGAAGGCAGCGGACCTCGCCGAGGCATTGGACGCATCGGCGGGATTCCTGGCCCAGGCGCTCACACCGCTGGTGGACCGGGGATGGGTGCGCTCCGAACCCGGCCCGAGGGGTGGCTACACCGCGGTGGTCGGCGTCTCGGACCTGTCGGTGCTGGACATCGTTGAGGCGGTGGAGGGGGAGACGGACGCGACCCGCTGCGTTCTGGCGGATCGCAGGTGTGGTGCCGACCGACCGTGCGCGTTGCACGATGCCTGGGCCAGGGCGCGCGAGCATCTGCTCGCCGACCTGGCGGCTACATCGCTGGGCGACATCGCCCGCGGCCGGTAGGTGAACGAACGGTCGCGGTGGCGGCCCTCGGAGATCCCCCGGCCTCGATCTGCCGCACAGCACGCCCGTGGCCTAGACCGGAAACTGCACTCCAGTGAGTTCCTCGGAGGCGGACCACAGGCGCTGCTGGATGCCCACGTCGTGTGAGGCGCTGCTGGACTGCACGATCACCGGATAGCCGCGTGATTCGAACGGGCCGTTCGGGCCGTAGTACTGGCCACCGCCTGCATCCGGATCGGTGGCTGCCCGCAGGGTGGGCAGGGCTCCCATGGCCGCGCTCTGGGCGACGGCGTTCGTGAGTGGCTCCAGCAGTTTGCCGCCCGGCATGTGGCGTCCGAGCTCAGTGGCAGAACCACCCGGGTGCGCGGCCAGCGCCACCGTGTCCGCATCTGCGGCCGCGAGGCGGCGTTGTAGTTCATAGGTGAACAACAGGTTCGACAGCTTGGATCGGCCGTATGCCGACACGCGGTTGTAGCGCCGCGCCGCGTTCAGGTCGTCGAAGTCGATCTTCGACAGGATCCGGTGCCCCACGCTGCTCACGGTGACAACCCGCGAACCCTTCACTCCGATCAGTCGGTCGATGAGCAACCCGGTCCAGGCGAAGTGGCCTAGGTGGTTGGTGCCGAACTGCATCTCGAAGCCCTCGGCGGTTGCCTGGCGCGGCGTGTACATGACCCCTGCGTTGTTGATGAGCAGGTCGATTCGCGAGTGACGCTCACCCAGCTCCTCAGTGGCTGACCGAACGGAATCCAGCGACGCGAGATCGAGCTGGAGCAGTTCGACGGTGGCACTGGGTGCACCCGAGCCGATGTCGTCAGCAGCCAACTTTCCCTTGTCGAGGTTGCGCACCGCGAGCACCACGGTCGCTCCGTGTGCTGCCAGCTCGCGCGCGGTCTCGAGTCCGAGGCCGGTGTTCGCGCCGGTCACCACGGCGACGCGGCCCTCCTGGTCGGGTATGTCGGCTGATGTCCAGTGTGCGGCGCTCATGAAGGTCACCTCGCGTTCGTGCGCTGTACCGGCAACCTAGATCGGATCGGCGGTGGCTGTTCGCGCGGACCGCTCGTTCAGGTGCTCGCGTCCCCGGCCGAATCTCCGGGCACCTGATCAACGACCCGGCGGCCGTGCCGTCCGGTCGCGTCCGAATGAGGCAGTCTGGTCGCTGCTGCCCGATTGGCCAGTCGACGGGGACTTGGTGGTGCCGCTCGCACTGGCTCCCCCGGAACTGGTTGACTCGATGACTGATAACTGGCGGCGCAAGGGGGCTTTCCGCGACCTTGTCGCCGGCGGGTCCGACGAGCAACCCGAGGATGGCTGAAATGACCGAGTTCAACCTGGCAGACCTGTTCGAGTCGGTGGTCGATGCCATTCCCGACAGCGAGGCACTCGTTGCCGGCGAAGAACGGCTGACTTACCGCCAGCTCGACGAGGGGGCGAACCGGTTGGCTCATGTGCTGGCCCAGCGAGGGATCGGGCCGGGCGACCACGTCGGGCTGTACATGTACAACAGCCGCCAGCACGTCGAGGCCTTCCTCGCCGCGTTCAAGCTGCGCGCCGTTCCCATCAACGTCAACTACCGCTACGTCGCTGACGAGCTGGCCTACCTGTTCGGCGACTCTGACCTGGCGGCGCTCATCGCCGACCGGGAGTTCTGCCCAGTGCTCAGTGCGCTTGGCGATGCCCTCGACGGCATCGGGACAGTGTTGGTGGTCGACGACGACTCCGGTGAGTCGTGTGAGGGCCTTGGGGCGCTGGACTACGACACAGAGGTCGATGCCGCATCACCTGAGCGGGACTTCGCTCCCCGGTCCGCCGATGACCACTACATCCTCTACACAGGTGGCACGACCGGCATGCCCAAGGGTGTCGTGTGGCGCCACGAGGACATCTTCTTCGCCGCACTCTCCGGTGGCAGGCCCGGTGGTGACCCGGTCTCGACTCCTGAGGAACTGGCAGCCGAGTACGTGCCCGGCGACTCACTATCGATGCTCGTGCTGCCCCCGCTCATGCACGGGGCCGCCCAGTGGTCGACCCTGATCGGGCTGTTCATGGGCCAACGCCTCGTGCTCAACACCCAGCGGCGATTCGAGGCCGAGGCGATGTGGC
Coding sequences within it:
- a CDS encoding Rrf2 family transcriptional regulator gives rise to the protein MRLEVTRRTDLATRALLLLADGGKRMKAADLAEALDASAGFLAQALTPLVDRGWVRSEPGPRGGYTAVVGVSDLSVLDIVEAVEGETDATRCVLADRRCGADRPCALHDAWARAREHLLADLAATSLGDIARGR
- a CDS encoding flavoprotein, which translates into the protein MLKSIRFLDEHCAQFLACSPFAVIGTTTGDGALQTIPVGGEPGLAIPRSDTLLELEDVSGEGLIDGAPAGLIALVPGYGETLRINGRLRVSDGILALEVQEALLHCAKAIMRSGLWTAPQTPQPAHDEAMPAFAEFVAGAPFALLVSTDADGHMDVSPRGDPPGLIRTLDDSTIAIADRPGNRRTDTLHNLMGDPRIALLTMTPASRYVAEIRGTARVGTDNALLQSMRLRNRTPKAAVVIDIEHAELRDAPALTNAHLWDPSRHVADGTLPSAAAIWADHVRRNTDSTTRAKVARRLVNKTALAAGLAYDYRANL
- a CDS encoding J domain-containing protein codes for the protein MADDLDLYRVLGVAPGADTDEIRRAHRTLVRALHPDRHVEATQAEQKLAERRMREINEAWHTLRDPVRRANYDFTRKKPNPSGASRSASAAQQRPASPRAGGTRPRGTGARPGTSAPGRGAYWKQPGGTPKQTFAPERGARTAEEHGQAVSPGTLFLLRRGPVIAGIVVLVGLFVATAFISGGGGDTTDVIPEPLGACVVLEEQSSGYLVDCALPNDGEVVARVEAALDCPLTTRYVQVGTEFFCIPIPLGG
- a CDS encoding SDR family NAD(P)-dependent oxidoreductase, producing MTPIDVLDAVLEAPIVPSFTRIGFAARRGLGSWKDLDDYDLTGRVVLLTGATSGLGLAAATQLARCGADLVVVGRSEERNAAAVAQLGHDTGNDRITQIPADMGDLMQVRALAERFVGDHDRLDVLIHNAGALSGERQEAPDGTEATVASQVVGPFLLTGLLLGQLAASAPSRVLTMSSGGMYASSLTVEGLQMRPGEYSGAKQYSLAKRAQVTLNELWAEKFGDQGIHFHALHPGWADTPGVDAALPTFGKVMGPLLRTPQEGADTLVWLAADSAALDSSGLFWLDRRVRRTHRLRSTREADTVERRARLWDTVCAMAGISPSIPDAPG
- a CDS encoding SDR family NAD(P)-dependent oxidoreductase, which produces MSAAHWTSADIPDQEGRVAVVTGANTGLGLETARELAAHGATVVLAVRNLDKGKLAADDIGSGAPSATVELLQLDLASLDSVRSATEELGERHSRIDLLINNAGVMYTPRQATAEGFEMQFGTNHLGHFAWTGLLIDRLIGVKGSRVVTVSSVGHRILSKIDFDDLNAARRYNRVSAYGRSKLSNLLFTYELQRRLAAADADTVALAAHPGGSATELGRHMPGGKLLEPLTNAVAQSAAMGALPTLRAATDPDAGGGQYYGPNGPFESRGYPVIVQSSSASHDVGIQQRLWSASEELTGVQFPV
- a CDS encoding tryptophan-rich sensory protein gives rise to the protein MSTGRVLAALATVLLVVLYASGSGWLVSTGDSWYRSLEAPPWQPPDAVFGLIWPYNFVVLIAAGLAVAAHGTPNIRVLWVACLAASITAALAWAWLFYEKHELPAAAIALSVAAVATAPIVFAAFRTRTWAGIVLVPYQVWVALAASLSFGYARLN